Part of the Pseudomonas baltica genome is shown below.
CCTGCCAGCGGGCGGTGACGCCAAAATCATCGTGCAGCGACTGCGCCATGATCCACGCCTCTGACGGCGGCGTCCCATAGTGCAAACCACCCGACGTCAGCACCGGCAAGCCAGAGGCCTTGGCCAGCCGGGCGGCGAAGCGCACGCGTTCCAGCGCCAGGCCGGTGGATTGATCCACGCCGCCCCAGGCCGGATCGCCGCGCTCGCGCCCAGCCCCCAGAATAACGATTGCGTCGGCGCGCTGCGCCAGGGTGGCCCACTGATCCAGTGCCAATGGCGGCTGGCTTTCCATCCAGCGGGCTACATGCAACGTGACCACCGGCAGGCTCATCAGCCACAGGCCACCCAGGCCAAGCACGAAGCAGCCAGTGGCCAACCGCGGCCGGGAGCGACGCCAGCACCAGGCAAGCAGCAACAGCAGGAACAGAATCCCCGGCGGCATGAGCAGTTGTTTGAGGATGAAACGAAGTGGCATGGGGCATCTCCCTGAAA
Proteins encoded:
- a CDS encoding YdcF family protein, which codes for MPLRFILKQLLMPPGILFLLLLLAWCWRRSRPRLATGCFVLGLGGLWLMSLPVVTLHVARWMESQPPLALDQWATLAQRADAIVILGAGRERGDPAWGGVDQSTGLALERVRFAARLAKASGLPVLTSGGLHYGTPPSEAWIMAQSLHDDFGVTARWQEEASRTTWENAQFSARMLKAEGIQRVVVVTQAWHMPRAVWSFEHAGLTVVAGPVGFMGVDQDTPLGGWLPESRAFWRNAQLLNEAVGAVGYRVFYR